The following DNA comes from Coleofasciculus chthonoplastes PCC 7420.
AATAATGGGTTTAATCGAAAAATCAATTGTCGCAATGCGTTGTTGTGCGCCTAAAATATCCACTTCATACCGGATAAACTTACCGCTAGCCGCTTGAGCAACGGCGGATTGTAACTGAGCTTGGGTTTCCCTGGAAATAGTCCACCAGTAACAGTCCCAAAACGGTTTTCCTGCCACATCCTCTAAATGCAATTCACCAAAATTTAGGGCAGTTTGGTTGACTTCTAGGACAATTCCGTCAACACTCAGCATTCCCGTCAACTGAAAAGTTTGATTGAAAATCGCCCGAAATTTTAACTCACTAGCACTGAGGGATTTAATCGATTGTTGTAGATCTCGATTTAAACATTTAAGTTTGGCGTTTTGTTCATCTAACTTTTTTGCTTGCAGATAACTATTAACGGCTTCTTTTACCGTCAAACTCAAGTCTGACGCCTGCCATGGCTTAGCGATATAACGATAGAGTTTGGCATACTTAATCGCATTGCCTACGGCTTCAATATCCGCTTGCCCGGTGAGCATAATTTTTAGCGTTTTCGGTGACAACTCATGAACACGCTTTAAGAGTTCATCCCCTTTCATCCCTGGCATGATATGGTCAGAGATAACCAAAAGAATCTCATAGTCATCGCCTAAGAGTTCTTCAACTAACTCTAATGCCTCTTCTCCCGCTTCGGCAATTTCGATCAGGTAATTCTTGCCAATCGCTTCCTTAAGCTCGACTTTTAGACTTCTGAGTACTGTTTTCTCATCATCGACACAAATAATTACCGGTTTAGTCATAGTAGATTGCCCGTAGGGTTACGCCGCAGTCACAAGGATTTTGGATGGGGTTGAAATCATCGGATTGAGTGGGTAATTTTCCAATTAGTACGTTATAGTTGAGATAATCCTAATTTAATGGCTTCCACTAATTCCGCTTCTGACCAGGGTTTGTATAAGCAGTGATGCAGCTTTGCTTGCTGTTTTGCGCGTTCAATCGCCTCCTCATCCGCTTGACCTGTCAGCAGGATTTTAATGATATGGGGGAATTTATCATGCACCTGAACCAGAAACTCATCCCCTTTCATTCCCGGCATTAACCAATCCGACACAATCAGAATAATACTGACATTTTCTTCCACAAGTTCATCTATTAATTCTAACGCTTCATCAGCCGCTTCTGCCAGTTCATAGGTATAAGCATCACCAAAAGCTTCTTTGAGTTGAGTCTTGAGACTTTTAAGCACAGATTTTTCATCATCAACACACAAAATAACGGGTTTAGTCATTGGTTATTTGTCCTTTGTTATTGGTCATTTGTCATTTGTCATTTGTCATTCGTCATTTGTTCGATAAAGTCCGTTTGACATTTTTTAGTAACCCAACCTACTTGAACTGCCGTCTCTAGCCTTCCGCTGTCCGAAAAGGCAATGAAACAGTAAAAGTAGTTTTACCTGGAATGGATTCAACGTCAATTTTACCCTGATGCTTTTCAATGATCTTTTTCACAATATCGAGTCCTAATCCACTTCCTTCTCCGGCTGACTTGGTTGTAAAAAATGGCTGAAATATCTTCGCTTGAATTTCTGGAGGGATTCCCTTACCACTATCGGTAATGCTAACGTTTATCTGTTGGTCTTGCTGCTTGACATTAAGGGTTAATGTGCCTTTATTATCCATTGCCTGTAATGCATTGTGAATCAGATTCGTCCAGACTTGATTCAGTTCATCCGCATAACATAATATCGGTGGTAACTCGTCGTAGTTGCGGATGACATTAATTCCATGTTTGAGTTGATTCTGATACAGGGTTAGCACAGTTTCAATACCTGCGGTTAGGTTTGCCGGAATCATTACCCCCGACTCGTCATAACGGGAGTATGTTTTTAAGGCAAACACGACTTTAGAGGCTCGTTCAGTTGCGGTGTTGATGGTTTGAGTTCCCCGTTGTAATCCCGATAATTTGTACGCTATTTCTAAGAGGTGCAAACTATCGGGACGTTTCAGTATAGGGAAAAAGTCTTCAATATTTTCATAAATCCCCATATCAACCAAAGTATCGGCTAGGGTATCCGCATCCTGAATGTCTTCCGCATCTAATTGGCGAACTAAGACTCGCCGCCGTTTGCGTTCTTCTTTCGCGGTTAAATCCGATTCGTTTTGGAGTGAACGTTGCAACATTTTCAGAAAATCGTGTCCTTCTTCTGGCGATAAGGATTGAAACAGCGTGGGTAATTGTTCCAGGGTTTGACTTAAAAACTTAGAAATATTTCCGGCGGAGGAACGAATCGCCCCCAAGGGTGTATTAATTTCATGGGCAATCCCAGCAATTAATTGTCCCAAGGCTGCCATCTTTTCCGATTGAATCAGTTCATCTTGGGTAGCTTTGAGAGAGTCGAGGGTATTTTTTAACTCTTGGGTGCGGGCGGCAACATTTTGTTCTAGAGTGTTATAAAGTCGGGCATTGTCGATCGCGATCGCGGCTTGTCCAGATAGGATTTGTAACACTTCCAGCCTGTCTGGAGTAAAGGCGTCTGTAGCCAGGTTATTTTCCAGATAAACGATACCACTGAGTTGACCTTGATTCAGTAGCGGCGCACACAAAACGGATTGGGTTTGATCGGCTTGAATATAAGGATCGTTGGTAAACTTGCCAAGTTTAGCCGCATTGGTTTGAACGACGGTTTCTTGGGTATGGGTGACATAGTTAATAATCGAGAGAGGGAGGTGATTTTCTAAGGGTAGAGATTGCAACACGGTGACGTGATTTGTTTCCACATTTAGCGACGCCTCAATCACCCATTCTCCCGATTGATTTAAAATCAAAACTCCCGTTTGCGCTCCTGTATTTTCGATTAAAATTTTCATCAACGCCGCCAGTAACTTATTCAGGGCAATTTCACTACCAATGGCTTGAGATGCTTTCATCAGTGTGGCAAAATCTAACAGCGAAGCCGACTGATTTCTCTGAGACACACTACTCACCGTCGTGCGGCTGTCTGTAAGAAAACTGACGGGAGACGATGGCGCAAAAAGCTGGGAATATTGGGCTTCTAAATCTCTAACTTTTGCCGTCGCCCCCCAGCGGGTGTAAGTATAATGTGCCTCTTTAATATACGTATCAGCAACCTTGTCCATCCCCCTATTCTGATAAAACATGGCAGCTAAATTATAGGCTAAGGCTTCCTCTTGAATATAACCATTATCCCTCGCCCCGTTAATCGCTTGTTCATACCATTCCATCGCTGTCATCACTTCCCCCAAAACTCGCGCTTTTTCAGCGGCGACTAAATCCAGTTTATGCTGCTGATTCATCGCACCATGGTTTGCCCAGATCTGCATTTTTTCTTGATTAGCGTTAACCCGGTTAATCAACGCCTGTTTATCCGTTAGTGTGGCTTCAGGTAAAAGGGCGAGATGGGCAAGAGAATCATA
Coding sequences within:
- a CDS encoding response regulator, which codes for MTKPVILCVDDEKSVLKSLKTQLKEAFGDAYTYELAEAADEALELIDELVEENVSIILIVSDWLMPGMKGDEFLVQVHDKFPHIIKILLTGQADEEAIERAKQQAKLHHCLYKPWSEAELVEAIKLGLSQL